In Porphyromonas cangingivalis, a genomic segment contains:
- the rfbC gene encoding dTDP-4-dehydrorhamnose 3,5-epimerase: MVVTELDLPGVLLLEAPVYKDSRGCFYESFNQKCWIDSPIGKAGQKPFVQDNVSVSHRGVFRGMHLQRAPHAQSKLVRVLSGRIIDFVLDVNPSSPTYGKSIAISLGAHSGQALYIPAGYAHGFLALDPNTVLQYKVDENYHPESEETYHYTSVAELLSRYYSLDDLILSEKDLAGVSL; encoded by the coding sequence ATGGTTGTCACCGAACTTGATCTACCCGGAGTATTGCTCTTGGAAGCCCCCGTATATAAGGACAGTAGAGGCTGCTTCTATGAGTCGTTCAACCAAAAATGCTGGATCGACTCACCCATCGGCAAGGCCGGTCAAAAACCATTTGTACAGGACAATGTCTCGGTCTCTCATCGAGGGGTGTTCAGAGGCATGCATCTCCAGCGTGCGCCCCATGCACAGAGCAAACTCGTACGTGTTCTCTCAGGCAGGATCATCGACTTCGTCCTCGACGTCAACCCCTCATCACCGACCTACGGCAAGAGCATAGCAATCTCGCTCGGAGCCCACTCGGGACAAGCCCTTTATATCCCTGCCGGATACGCGCATGGCTTCCTTGCCCTCGACCCGAACACGGTGCTCCAGTACAAGGTGGATGAGAACTATCACCCCGAGAGCGAAGAGACCTATCACTACACGTCTGTGGCAGAACTACTGTCCCGATACTATTCACTCGATGACCTCATCTTGTCGGAGAAAGACCTTGCAGGGGTATCGCTTTGA
- a CDS encoding thymidine kinase, with the protein MTQDHAIEAENLRLLSKPRGSIEVICGSMFSGKTEELMRRLKRATIAKMRVEVFKPETDNRYSASDVVSHDRKAISCTPVAHSSNIVLMASDVDVVGIDEAQFFDSGIVDVCQALADDGIRVVISGLDMDFMRRPFAPMPALISIADSVTKVHAVCVSCGAPANYSFRLVEGDDQVLLGEIGEYAPLCRCCYLDRVKSSSQK; encoded by the coding sequence GAGGCCGAAAACCTCAGACTCCTCTCCAAACCTCGTGGAAGTATAGAGGTGATCTGTGGCTCGATGTTTTCGGGGAAGACGGAGGAGCTCATGCGCCGTCTCAAGCGTGCTACCATCGCCAAGATGAGGGTAGAGGTATTCAAGCCTGAGACGGACAACAGATACTCGGCTTCTGATGTCGTCAGCCATGATCGCAAGGCCATATCCTGCACTCCCGTGGCGCATTCGAGCAACATCGTACTCATGGCTTCGGATGTGGATGTCGTGGGGATCGACGAAGCACAATTTTTCGACAGCGGCATCGTCGATGTCTGTCAAGCCTTGGCCGACGATGGCATCCGTGTCGTGATCTCGGGACTGGACATGGACTTCATGCGTCGCCCCTTTGCACCCATGCCTGCGCTCATCTCCATCGCCGACTCGGTGACGAAGGTACATGCTGTCTGTGTGTCTTGTGGTGCTCCGGCCAATTATTCATTCCGTCTCGTCGAGGGTGATGATCAGGTACTCCTCGGAGAGATCGGTGAGTATGCACCCTTATGTCGATGTTGTTATCTCGACAGGGTCAAGTCTTCATCTCAAAAATAA